In Chanodichthys erythropterus isolate Z2021 chromosome 11, ASM2448905v1, whole genome shotgun sequence, a single window of DNA contains:
- the LOC137030867 gene encoding extracellular superoxide dismutase [Cu-Zn]-like, translating to MEKIILQFPLILLVLHIQGGQFSDNPVLLIAEAPQPEVVDFNNTIYATCEVTPVHNLPPSQPEIFGQVLFKQLFPNGTLEVKINLRGLPANDSQVRAMHIHEYGDLSQGYVTVGSHYNPHDVDHPGHPGDLGNFASKQGVIRQFLKLPEAKLFGAHSILGRSVVVHEKEDDLGMGSDEESKHCGNAGKGIAVCVIGITTPSLWQKTEPGQDVEEGTGSQR from the coding sequence ATGGAGAAAATCATCCTACAATTCCCTCTAATATTGCTGGTGCTGCATATACAAGGAGGACAGTTCTCTGACAATCCAGTTCTTTTGATTGCCGAAGCCCCACAGCCGGAAGTCGTGGACTTCAACAACACAATCTATGCCACTTGTGAAGTAACTCCCGTGCACAACTTGCCACCTAGCCAGCCAGAGATCTTTGGGCAAGTCCTCTTCAAGCAGCTCTTCCCCAATGGAACTTTAGAAGTGAAAATCAACCTCCGCGGTTTGCCTGCCAACGATAGTCAAGTGCGTGCCATGCACATCCATGAGTATGGAGACCTCAGTCAAGGCTACGTCACTGTTGGTTCTCATTATAATCCACATGATGTTGACCACCCTGGTCATCCTGGAGATCTGGGCAACTTTGCTTCCAAACAAGGAGTTATAAGGCAGTTCCTGAAGCTCCCAGAGGCCAAGCTCTTTGGGGCTCACTCCATACTGGGACGTTCGGTGGTGGTTCATGAGAAGGAGGATGATCTGGGAATGGGGTCAGATGAGGAGAGTAAACACTGTGGGAATGCTGGAAAGGGAATTGCTGTCTGTGTGATTGGCATTACTACTCCAAGTCTGTGGCAGAAAACTGAACCTGGGCAAGATGTGGAGGAGGGAACCGGGAGTCAAAGATGA